The SAR324 cluster bacterium genomic sequence TTCAATTCTGCAACAGAGGATGCCTCACAACCTTCAACCCAGATCGCCTGTCCATTTGTGAAGTGTTCTTTCTTCCAAATTGGAACAGACTTTTTAACCGTATCAATAATGAATCTACTGGCTGCATAGGCGTCTTTTCGGTGTGAACTCGCTACCACAATACCAATGGAACAGTCGGAGATCCGCATCTTGCCAAATCTATGAATGACCTCCACATAATGCAGTTCCCAGCGGCTTTTTGCCTCCCCAACAATTTCAGCTATCTGCCTATGCGCCATGCTTTCGTGAGTTTCATATTCCAAAAATTCCACTGCCCTGCCTTCACTATGGTTACGAACATCGCCAGAAAATAGTAACACGGTACCAGCAGCAGCATTTTTCGCCCTAGCCAGTAAGCTGTTTAAATCAATTGTCTCTCTAGTAACTTGAGAAGCCATTCTCACATCCGTTCAGGGGGCTCAATTCCCAACAAATTTAATCCAGTTAATAACGTAGCCGCTACAGCAGAAAACAGGTTTAGTCGAGCCAGCTTTAGTTCCGTAGATTCAGCGTGCTTAACAGAACAACTGCTGTAACAACGACTAAAATCCTTGCATAATTCAAAGAGAGTCCTAGCAAGT encodes the following:
- a CDS encoding molybdenum cofactor biosynthesis protein MoaE — its product is MASQVTRETIDLNSLLARAKNAAAGTVLLFSGDVRNHSEGRAVEFLEYETHESMAHRQIAEIVGEAKSRWELHYVEVIHRFGKMRISDCSIGIVVASSHRKDAYAASRFIIDTVKKSVPIWKKEHFTNGQAIWVEGCEASSVAEL